The following proteins are encoded in a genomic region of Desulfomicrobium escambiense DSM 10707:
- a CDS encoding flagellin: MSLVINHNMMAMNAARNLSQSYGNLSVSTRRLSSGLRVGTAADDAAGLAIRELMRADIASLNQGMRNANDAISMIQTADGALQVIDEKLIRMKELAEQAATGTYTSDQRLIIDSEYQAMASEITRIANATDFNGIYLLNGNLSSDQFQGSGLQSSGKLKVHFGSGNDSAEDYYYIQIGNSTASALGVGNQSDPALGGGYSISTQEGAQSSLDAINKAIVSKDKIRASLGALQNRLENTITNLSIQAENLQAAESRVSDVDVAQEMTEFVRNQILTQSAVAMLAQANQLPQMAMQLMQG; encoded by the coding sequence ATGTCTTTGGTCATTAATCATAATATGATGGCGATGAACGCCGCCAGGAATTTGTCCCAGTCCTATGGAAATCTTTCCGTTTCGACCCGGCGCCTGTCCTCCGGACTGCGCGTAGGCACTGCCGCCGACGACGCGGCGGGCCTGGCCATCCGCGAGTTGATGCGCGCCGACATCGCCTCCCTCAACCAGGGCATGCGCAACGCCAATGACGCCATCTCCATGATCCAGACCGCCGACGGCGCCCTGCAGGTCATCGACGAGAAGCTCATCCGCATGAAGGAACTGGCCGAGCAGGCCGCCACCGGCACGTACACCTCGGACCAGCGCCTGATCATCGATTCCGAATACCAGGCCATGGCCTCGGAAATCACGCGAATCGCCAACGCCACGGACTTCAACGGCATCTATCTGCTGAACGGCAATCTTTCGAGCGACCAGTTCCAGGGAAGCGGCCTGCAGTCGAGCGGCAAGCTCAAGGTGCACTTCGGCTCCGGCAACGACTCGGCCGAGGACTACTACTACATCCAGATCGGCAACTCCACGGCTTCGGCCCTGGGCGTCGGCAACCAGAGCGATCCGGCCCTCGGCGGAGGTTACAGCATCTCCACGCAGGAGGGAGCACAGAGTTCCCTGGACGCCATCAACAAAGCCATCGTCTCCAAGGACAAGATCCGTGCGAGCCTCGGCGCCCTTCAGAACCGACTGGAGAACACCATCACCAACCTGAGCATCCAGGCCGAGAACCTGCAGGCCGCCGAGTCGCGCGTCTCCGACGTCGACGTGGCCCAGGAGATGACCGAGTTCGTGCGTAACCAGATCCTGACGCAGTCCGCCGTGGCCATGCTGGCCCAGGCCAACCAGCTGCCGCAGATGGCCATGCAGCTGATGCAGGGCTAG
- a CDS encoding phosphotransacetylase family protein, protein MVGIYVGATSGYSGKNMIAMGIGLKLQKEGYRVGYMKPVGALPQEKNGVLGDADAFFVQDILGLAENPALVTPVVVDQDFKMKAFTGKCDDLMPRIKAAYDELSKDKDVMIVAGSGSMYSGKYCGLDGVSVVKALGIKAIVIDRFVKELNYDYLLSMKERLDDQLLGVLLNDIPPSFKEELDTLLHPFLESKGIKVLGKIPSDPLMGAIKVADLADRLGGRIITAQDKSERVVENFLIGTMQVENFMTHFRKSKKSAIIVGGDRSDVQLVALEGQCQCLVLTGNLYPNDIIMTRAEVLEVPIVVVRDDTFTVAKKMEAILSRHKLRDVIKIQHGSQLVSSIIDFPYMKDALGI, encoded by the coding sequence ATGGTAGGAATTTATGTTGGCGCGACGTCCGGCTATTCCGGAAAGAACATGATCGCCATGGGCATCGGGCTCAAGCTCCAGAAGGAGGGTTACCGGGTCGGCTACATGAAGCCCGTGGGCGCCCTTCCGCAGGAAAAGAACGGCGTTCTCGGCGATGCCGACGCGTTCTTTGTCCAGGACATCCTGGGTCTGGCCGAAAATCCGGCCCTGGTCACTCCCGTGGTCGTCGACCAGGACTTCAAGATGAAGGCCTTCACCGGCAAGTGCGACGATCTCATGCCGCGCATCAAGGCCGCCTACGACGAACTGAGCAAGGACAAGGACGTCATGATCGTGGCCGGGTCGGGCAGCATGTACTCGGGCAAGTACTGCGGCCTGGACGGCGTCAGCGTGGTCAAGGCCTTAGGGATAAAGGCGATCGTCATCGATCGCTTCGTCAAGGAGCTGAACTACGACTACCTGCTGTCCATGAAGGAGCGCCTGGACGACCAGCTCCTGGGCGTGCTCCTGAACGACATCCCGCCGTCCTTCAAGGAGGAGCTCGACACCCTCCTGCACCCCTTCCTGGAGAGCAAGGGCATCAAGGTCCTGGGCAAGATCCCGAGCGACCCCCTCATGGGCGCCATCAAGGTCGCCGACCTGGCCGACCGCCTCGGCGGCCGCATCATCACCGCCCAGGACAAGTCCGAGCGCGTGGTCGAGAATTTCCTCATCGGCACCATGCAGGTCGAGAACTTCATGACCCATTTCCGCAAGAGCAAGAAGTCGGCGATCATCGTCGGCGGCGACCGCTCGGACGTGCAGCTGGTGGCCCTGGAAGGGCAGTGCCAGTGCCTGGTCCTGACGGGCAACCTCTACCCCAACGACATCATCATGACGCGGGCCGAGGTCCTCGAAGTGCCCATTGTGGTCGTCCGCGACGATACCTTCACCGTGGCCAAGAAGATGGAAGCCATCCTCTCGCGTCACAAGCTGCGCGACGTGATCAAGATTCAGCACGGCTCACAGCTGGTCAGCTCCATCATCGACTTCCCGTACATGAAGGACGCTCTGGGAATCTGA
- a CDS encoding sigma-54 interaction domain-containing protein — MTHPLTIYSAHRDMREILLAAAGDEFAATVKTMPPESLPDHPGQEIIVMDLRDLADAEAVQETLERFSGRAPACRILFLIKDPAMLPETGALRQCHAEPLLPPHEARAVHLALSRVWLEMNGAAGLRCQTPQGMDFTSMTSSQTMRDVYRKVQMVAPTRTTVLLTGETGTGKSYLAKLIHQLSSRCNRQFISVHCGALPESLIESELFGHEKGAFTGAARTRKGKFELADGGTIFLDEIGTITPSAQIKLLHILQEKAFERVGGEKLIPCDVRIIAATNEDPAVLCEQGKFRWDLFYRLNVFPIEVPPLRRRVEDILPLAEQFIANFRRDAGRNISSVAPRAARALQEYSWPGNVRELENIVERACILEETGQIQAESLPLELLTLRPETQTDSPTRSDTLMPLHAARAAAIEEFERRYLWALLQSCNGSIKKSADTAGITTRQLHKLMTRHRLDKKSFRPRPKRNP; from the coding sequence ATGACGCACCCGCTGACCATCTACAGCGCCCACCGCGACATGCGCGAAATCCTCCTGGCCGCGGCCGGCGACGAGTTCGCCGCCACGGTCAAGACCATGCCTCCCGAGAGCCTGCCCGACCATCCCGGCCAGGAGATCATCGTCATGGACCTGCGCGACCTAGCCGACGCGGAGGCCGTCCAGGAAACCCTGGAACGATTCTCCGGCAGGGCTCCGGCCTGCCGCATCCTCTTTCTCATCAAGGACCCGGCCATGCTGCCGGAGACGGGCGCGCTGCGCCAGTGCCACGCCGAACCCCTGTTGCCGCCCCACGAGGCGCGCGCCGTCCATCTGGCCTTGAGCCGCGTCTGGCTGGAGATGAACGGTGCGGCCGGCCTGCGCTGCCAGACCCCGCAGGGCATGGACTTCACGTCCATGACCAGCTCCCAGACCATGCGCGACGTCTACCGCAAGGTGCAGATGGTCGCGCCCACCCGGACCACGGTCCTGCTGACGGGCGAGACGGGCACGGGCAAGAGCTATCTGGCCAAGCTCATCCACCAGCTCAGTTCGCGCTGCAACCGACAGTTCATAAGCGTCCACTGCGGCGCGCTGCCCGAATCCCTCATCGAGAGCGAACTCTTCGGCCACGAAAAGGGCGCCTTCACCGGCGCCGCACGGACGCGCAAGGGCAAGTTCGAACTGGCCGACGGCGGCACAATCTTCCTGGACGAGATCGGCACCATCACCCCCTCGGCCCAGATCAAGCTCCTGCATATCCTGCAGGAAAAGGCCTTCGAGCGCGTCGGCGGGGAAAAGCTCATCCCCTGCGACGTGCGCATCATCGCGGCCACCAACGAGGATCCGGCCGTGCTGTGCGAGCAGGGCAAGTTCCGCTGGGACCTCTTCTACCGCCTGAACGTCTTTCCCATCGAGGTCCCTCCCCTGCGCCGGCGCGTCGAGGACATTCTGCCCCTGGCCGAACAGTTCATCGCTAATTTCCGGCGCGACGCGGGCCGCAACATCTCCTCCGTCGCCCCGCGCGCCGCCAGGGCCCTGCAGGAATACTCCTGGCCGGGCAACGTGCGCGAACTGGAAAACATCGTCGAGCGCGCCTGCATCCTGGAGGAGACGGGCCAGATCCAGGCCGAAAGCCTGCCCCTGGAACTGCTGACGCTACGCCCCGAAACCCAGACCGACTCGCCGACCCGCTCCGACACCCTCATGCCGCTGCACGCCGCCCGCGCTGCAGCCATCGAGGAATTCGAGCGCCGCTACCTGTGGGCCCTGCTGCAGTCCTGCAACGGCAGCATCAAGAAGAGCGCCGACACGGCCGGCATCACCACCCGCCAGCTGCACAAGCTCATGACCAGGCACCGCCTCGACAAGAAGTCCTTCCGACCCAGGCCAAAACGGAACCCCTGA
- the cimA gene encoding citramalate synthase has translation MNTIQIYDTTLRDGTQSEELNLSTEDKLRIATRLDQLGIAYIEGGWPGSNPKDKRFFAEMRQYELSTAKLAAFGSTHAAKVSAENDQNLLALVESGAPVLTIFGKTWDIHVTDALKITLERNLELIRDSLAFLRPHAQELFYDAEHFFDGFKTNPEYALTCLRTAWDAGAELLVLCDTNGGSLPEEIASIMDTVRERLPQARLGIHVHNDCELAVANSLAAVSHGAVQVQGTINGYGERCGNANLCSIIPNLELKMGLSCLPAGHLERLTETAAFVAEVANLRCFKRQPYTGQSAFTHKGGVHVAAVRRNPRTYEHIEPELVGNKQRIILSDLAGQSNILYKAKQYGFELDKGDPFVLELLTELKNREDQGYEYSAAEASYELLVNRVLGRARNYFRLMSFRILDSVFTEGVAPFTEATVMLRVGGMVEHTAATGKGPVNAMDCALRKGLERFYPNLGEMRLLDFKVRVLAVANKEEGHSGTASVVRVLIESGDQKSRWTTVGVSYNIIEASRQALEDSINYKLFKDDQKKLTQAIREI, from the coding sequence ATGAACACCATCCAGATCTACGACACCACCCTGCGCGACGGCACGCAGTCCGAGGAGCTGAACCTGTCCACCGAGGACAAGTTGCGCATCGCCACCAGGCTCGACCAGCTCGGCATCGCCTACATCGAAGGCGGATGGCCCGGTTCCAACCCCAAGGACAAGCGCTTCTTCGCCGAAATGCGCCAGTACGAGCTGAGCACGGCCAAACTGGCCGCTTTCGGCTCCACGCACGCCGCCAAGGTTTCGGCCGAGAACGACCAGAACCTGCTGGCTTTGGTGGAGTCCGGGGCGCCGGTTTTGACCATCTTCGGCAAGACCTGGGACATCCATGTCACCGACGCCCTGAAGATCACCCTCGAACGCAACCTGGAACTCATCCGCGATTCTCTCGCCTTCCTGCGGCCCCATGCCCAGGAGCTTTTTTACGACGCCGAGCACTTCTTCGACGGCTTCAAGACCAACCCCGAGTACGCCCTGACCTGCCTGCGCACCGCCTGGGACGCCGGCGCGGAGCTTCTGGTCCTGTGCGACACCAACGGCGGCAGCCTCCCGGAGGAAATCGCATCCATCATGGACACCGTGCGGGAGCGGCTGCCCCAGGCGCGCCTGGGCATCCACGTGCACAACGACTGCGAGCTGGCCGTGGCCAACTCCCTGGCGGCAGTGAGCCATGGCGCGGTCCAGGTCCAGGGCACCATCAACGGGTACGGCGAGCGCTGCGGCAACGCCAACCTCTGCTCCATCATCCCCAACCTCGAACTGAAGATGGGCCTGTCCTGCCTGCCCGCCGGACACCTGGAGCGCCTGACCGAGACCGCGGCCTTCGTGGCCGAGGTGGCCAACCTGCGCTGCTTCAAGCGCCAGCCCTATACGGGCCAGTCGGCCTTCACCCACAAGGGCGGGGTGCACGTCGCGGCCGTGCGCCGCAACCCGCGCACCTACGAGCACATCGAGCCCGAACTCGTCGGCAACAAGCAGCGCATCATTCTCTCGGACCTGGCCGGTCAGTCCAACATCCTGTACAAGGCCAAGCAGTACGGCTTCGAACTGGACAAGGGCGACCCCTTCGTCCTGGAACTGCTGACGGAGCTGAAAAACCGCGAAGACCAGGGCTACGAGTACTCGGCCGCCGAAGCCTCCTACGAACTGCTGGTCAACCGCGTGCTCGGCCGGGCGCGCAACTATTTCCGACTGATGAGCTTCCGCATCCTGGACTCGGTCTTCACCGAAGGCGTCGCGCCCTTTACCGAGGCCACGGTCATGCTCCGCGTGGGCGGCATGGTCGAACACACGGCGGCCACGGGCAAGGGCCCGGTCAACGCCATGGACTGCGCGCTGCGCAAGGGGCTGGAGCGCTTCTACCCGAACCTGGGCGAAATGCGCCTGCTGGACTTCAAGGTGCGGGTGCTGGCCGTGGCGAACAAGGAAGAGGGGCACAGCGGGACGGCTTCCGTCGTGCGGGTGTTGATCGAATCCGGGGACCAGAAGAGCCGCTGGACCACGGTCGGCGTGTCCTACAACATCATCGAGGCCAGCCGCCAGGCCCTGGAGGATTCCATCAACTACAAGCTCTTCAAGGACGACCAGAAGAAGCTGACCCAGGCCATCCGGGAGATCTGA
- the rnc gene encoding ribonuclease III — MSLEIPSDALRTLQSGIHYEFKQVKLLIQALTHTSHANEHGGTHNERLEFLGDAVLELAVSDELYRKFPDAQEGHLTRMRSAMVSETALAGVARRMGLGDCLLLGRGEESQGGRDKNSVLSDALEAVLGAVYLDGGLEAASERVKFLFEGHWPSPPETFRPRDFKSLLQEATQRIWKSRPSYALGASRGPEHAKLYSVIVTLPDGTRLEWEERSMRKAEQGAAEQALHLLQERYPDMTGNDAVQPAPRKSKKPE, encoded by the coding sequence ATGTCTCTGGAAATTCCTTCCGATGCACTGCGGACACTGCAGTCTGGAATCCATTATGAGTTCAAGCAAGTCAAGCTTTTAATCCAGGCTCTGACACATACGTCCCATGCCAACGAGCACGGCGGGACCCACAACGAGCGGCTTGAATTCCTGGGCGACGCGGTCCTTGAACTGGCCGTGTCCGACGAACTGTACCGCAAGTTTCCGGACGCCCAGGAAGGACATCTGACCCGCATGCGCTCGGCCATGGTCAGCGAGACGGCCTTGGCCGGCGTGGCTCGGCGCATGGGCCTGGGCGACTGCCTACTGCTGGGCCGGGGTGAGGAAAGTCAGGGGGGGAGGGACAAGAATTCCGTGCTGAGCGACGCCCTGGAGGCAGTCCTCGGCGCGGTATACCTCGACGGCGGCTTGGAGGCCGCCTCGGAGCGCGTCAAATTTTTGTTCGAGGGGCACTGGCCGTCCCCTCCGGAGACCTTCCGCCCGCGCGACTTCAAGAGCCTGCTGCAGGAAGCCACCCAACGCATCTGGAAATCACGGCCAAGTTACGCCCTCGGGGCCAGCCGCGGCCCCGAACACGCCAAGCTCTATTCCGTCATCGTGACGCTGCCGGACGGCACCCGTCTCGAATGGGAAGAGCGCAGCATGCGCAAGGCCGAACAGGGTGCGGCGGAACAGGCGCTGCACCTGCTGCAGGAACGCTACCCGGACATGACCGGCAACGACGCCGTGCAACCCGCGCCCCGCAAATCGAAAAAGCCGGAGTGA
- a CDS encoding acetate--CoA ligase family protein: MRDVYLHALFSPKAIAVVGSLDGAGGPARVILANLEGSGYQGRIVPVNWTGERPADALESLGDIDLAVVCLPPEAVLDALESIADKGIRTVIVTSAGFREIGGQGYYLEEAVIQLAERRNMTLLGPNCLGVASWADRMNASLISRLPAEGNIAFFSPSGSMCNAILDWAASEEIGFSKFASLGNRAVIDEASMLQFLAEDPQTHVVIGYLEGMNNGRRFARISQTITREKPVIMLQAGMTEHGRKAISSHVGALTGSERAYQTALRQAGIIQVDNLSTLFDLARMFGTQPLPKGASLAIVTNSGGAGILAADGMAGTSLNLARLGRETAQRLGEILPSHMQASNPVDIGMQASPEQYARAVEQVARDRQVHMVLVVIAPGLGVDMPAIAKALAALPKTLDASIAVCLLGQEGVLEEKRFLQRSGLPCYSNPKAALTSLEAMIRYAQWKTTAYPVEVCYRRDKAKAERFLEEYLEIGKTELFGFEVQPLLQAYELQFPRTELARTSRSAAKIAKRLACPVALKIASPHIEYKSDVGGVELGLQTPEEVRQAFLHLTSRVQCLRSEAFISGCLVQEMILGKSTEVCIRALRDPKFGPLVRFGLSGSQAEIFQDYSLRLAPLSLEDAAGMMRELKVFSLLKRERGRDALDLRALEDVLLTVSQMTLDFPEIYALEFDPVLVTSRGAWIAGARMSLLPHAEERGRDR; this comes from the coding sequence ATGAGAGACGTTTATCTTCACGCCCTGTTTTCTCCCAAGGCCATCGCGGTCGTCGGCTCCCTCGACGGCGCGGGGGGCCCGGCACGTGTGATCCTGGCCAATCTCGAAGGCTCCGGGTATCAGGGGAGGATCGTGCCCGTCAATTGGACCGGCGAGCGCCCGGCCGACGCATTGGAGTCCCTCGGGGACATCGATCTGGCCGTGGTCTGCCTGCCGCCCGAGGCCGTTCTCGACGCCTTGGAGAGCATCGCCGACAAAGGCATTCGCACGGTCATCGTCACGTCGGCGGGGTTCCGCGAGATCGGCGGCCAGGGCTACTACCTCGAGGAGGCGGTCATCCAGCTGGCCGAGCGCCGGAACATGACGCTTCTGGGGCCCAACTGCCTCGGCGTGGCCTCCTGGGCAGACCGCATGAACGCGTCTCTCATCTCCCGTCTGCCCGCCGAGGGCAACATCGCCTTCTTTTCGCCCTCGGGTTCCATGTGCAACGCCATCCTGGACTGGGCCGCCAGCGAGGAGATCGGGTTCTCCAAGTTCGCCAGCCTCGGCAACCGGGCCGTCATCGACGAGGCGTCCATGCTCCAGTTCCTGGCCGAGGACCCGCAGACCCACGTGGTCATCGGCTATCTCGAAGGCATGAACAACGGCCGCCGCTTCGCGCGCATCAGCCAGACCATCACCCGCGAAAAACCCGTCATCATGCTCCAGGCGGGCATGACCGAGCACGGCCGCAAGGCAATTTCTTCCCATGTCGGCGCCCTGACCGGGTCCGAGCGCGCCTATCAGACGGCCCTCAGGCAGGCCGGCATCATTCAGGTCGACAACCTTTCGACCCTTTTCGACCTGGCGCGCATGTTCGGCACGCAGCCGCTGCCCAAGGGGGCGAGCCTGGCCATCGTGACCAACTCTGGCGGGGCGGGCATCCTGGCCGCCGATGGCATGGCCGGGACCAGCCTCAATCTTGCGCGCCTGGGCCGGGAAACGGCCCAGCGGCTGGGGGAAATCCTGCCCAGCCACATGCAGGCCTCCAACCCCGTGGACATCGGCATGCAGGCCTCGCCCGAACAGTACGCCCGCGCCGTGGAGCAGGTCGCCCGCGACCGTCAGGTACACATGGTCCTGGTGGTCATCGCCCCGGGGCTGGGGGTGGACATGCCGGCCATCGCGAAAGCTTTGGCCGCCCTGCCGAAAACCCTGGACGCCTCCATTGCGGTCTGCCTGTTGGGCCAGGAGGGCGTGCTGGAGGAGAAGCGCTTCCTGCAGCGCAGCGGCCTGCCCTGCTATTCCAACCCCAAGGCGGCCCTGACCAGCCTCGAGGCCATGATTCGCTACGCGCAGTGGAAGACCACCGCCTACCCCGTCGAGGTCTGCTACCGCCGCGACAAGGCCAAGGCCGAGCGCTTTCTGGAAGAGTACCTGGAGATCGGCAAGACCGAGCTTTTCGGCTTCGAGGTACAGCCCCTGCTGCAGGCCTACGAGCTGCAGTTCCCCCGGACCGAGCTGGCGCGCACCAGCCGCAGCGCCGCCAAGATCGCCAAGCGCCTGGCCTGCCCCGTGGCCCTCAAGATCGCCTCCCCCCACATCGAGTACAAGAGCGACGTGGGCGGCGTGGAACTCGGCCTGCAGACTCCGGAGGAGGTGCGGCAGGCTTTTCTGCACCTCACGTCCCGGGTGCAGTGCCTGCGCAGCGAGGCCTTCATCTCGGGCTGCCTCGTGCAGGAGATGATCCTCGGCAAATCCACGGAAGTCTGTATCCGCGCTCTCCGGGACCCCAAGTTCGGCCCCCTGGTTCGCTTCGGGCTTTCGGGCAGCCAGGCCGAAATCTTCCAGGACTATTCCCTGCGCCTTGCTCCCCTGTCCCTCGAAGATGCCGCGGGCATGATGCGCGAGCTCAAGGTCTTCTCGCTGCTCAAGCGAGAGCGGGGCCGGGACGCCCTGGACTTGCGGGCCCTGGAAGATGTACTTCTGACCGTGTCGCAGATGACGCTTGATTTCCCTGAAATTTACGCTCTGGAATTCGACCCTGTCTTGGTGACCTCGCGGGGGGCGTGGATCGCCGGGGCGCGGATGTCCCTTTTGCCGCATGCCGAAGAGCGGGGGCGTGACCGATAA
- the lpxB gene encoding lipid-A-disaccharide synthase, with the protein MTNSPTIWLNAGETSGDLHGQLLVRALRERCHGARFAGMAGPAMREEGVEPLLATESLSVMGFTEVLAQLPRIMGLLRTIRERMESLRPDVVVVIDAPDFHFRVVKIAKSLGIPVVYYISPKLWAWREGRADFLRRHVDRLVCILPFEVDFYARHGMTVDYVGHPLLDSIRTDAILRTPQSPRRIGILPGSRRREITGLLPIFSRAADLLAARFPGLEFVLPVAPGMDRTLITDNWRSELPVTLVDSSGRYELMRSCRAIMAASGTATLETALLETPTAVAYTFSRLTYLLGRLLVKVPYMSLPNLILDAPVFPEFLQRGAEPSALADAVARWIPDTPERGRILAQLGSLPALLGNGGAAGRAAEIVLNTMRRTS; encoded by the coding sequence ATGACGAACTCGCCCACCATCTGGCTCAACGCCGGGGAGACTTCCGGCGACCTGCACGGCCAGCTCCTGGTTCGCGCCCTGCGCGAACGCTGCCACGGCGCACGGTTCGCGGGCATGGCAGGCCCGGCCATGCGCGAAGAAGGGGTCGAACCACTGCTTGCGACCGAGTCCCTCTCGGTCATGGGCTTCACGGAGGTCCTGGCTCAGCTCCCCCGCATCATGGGGCTCCTGCGCACCATCAGGGAGCGGATGGAATCCCTGCGGCCGGATGTCGTCGTGGTCATCGACGCCCCGGACTTTCATTTCCGCGTGGTCAAGATCGCCAAGAGCCTGGGCATCCCGGTGGTCTACTACATCAGCCCCAAGCTCTGGGCCTGGCGCGAAGGGCGCGCGGATTTCCTGCGCCGCCACGTCGACCGCCTCGTCTGCATCCTGCCCTTCGAGGTCGACTTCTACGCCCGCCACGGCATGACCGTCGATTACGTCGGCCACCCGCTGCTGGACTCCATCCGCACGGACGCCATCCTGCGCACGCCGCAGTCGCCCCGGCGCATCGGCATCCTGCCGGGCAGCCGCCGGCGCGAGATCACCGGGCTGCTGCCCATCTTTTCCCGCGCGGCCGACCTCCTTGCCGCCCGTTTTCCGGGCCTGGAATTCGTGCTGCCCGTCGCCCCGGGCATGGACCGGACCCTGATTACGGACAACTGGCGCTCGGAGCTGCCCGTGACCCTGGTCGACAGCTCCGGCCGCTACGAGCTCATGCGCTCCTGCCGAGCCATCATGGCCGCCTCGGGTACGGCCACCCTGGAGACTGCCCTGCTCGAAACGCCCACGGCCGTGGCCTACACCTTTTCCCGCCTGACCTATCTCCTGGGCAGGCTCCTGGTGAAGGTGCCGTACATGTCCCTGCCCAACCTCATCCTGGACGCCCCGGTCTTCCCCGAGTTTCTGCAGCGCGGGGCCGAGCCTTCTGCCCTGGCCGACGCCGTGGCCCGGTGGATTCCCGACACCCCGGAGCGCGGCCGCATCCTCGCACAGCTTGGAAGCCTCCCCGCCCTGCTCGGCAACGGCGGAGCAGCTGGCCGGGCCGCGGAAATCGTCCTGAACACCATGCGGAGAACGTCATGA
- a CDS encoding VanZ family protein, producing the protein MRNPAFPLFRMAFWVAYVLALIVSSLMPVAFPEAPEGSDKAFHLLAYCLLVIFWPPAWFRPAAVMFVFAAGLGAVLEIAQGVLPTGRFADPWDAVANCLGAGLGLACLLAWRKMGRGAA; encoded by the coding sequence ATGCGAAATCCTGCGTTCCCCTTGTTCCGGATGGCTTTCTGGGTCGCGTACGTGCTGGCCCTGATCGTTTCTTCCCTCATGCCCGTCGCATTTCCCGAGGCCCCCGAAGGCAGCGACAAGGCTTTCCATCTGTTGGCCTACTGCCTGCTCGTGATATTCTGGCCCCCGGCCTGGTTCCGGCCTGCGGCGGTCATGTTCGTTTTCGCCGCGGGGCTGGGGGCGGTCCTGGAGATCGCCCAGGGCGTCCTGCCCACGGGCCGCTTCGCCGACCCTTGGGACGCCGTGGCCAACTGCCTGGGCGCAGGCCTCGGCCTGGCCTGTCTCCTGGCGTGGCGAAAAATGGGGAGGGGGGCGGCGTGA
- a CDS encoding flagellar protein FlaG: protein MKISSLAFEPQEMLTAVDHVAQQRSAPDSSERDLHALLRDGTANAPQDETEEISLQKLQHLTEAVDSYMASIGVSLKFNIDERTDMVQVEVRDPETDKLIRKIPADEMLDLAASIENMVGLFLDKAL from the coding sequence ATGAAAATATCCTCCCTTGCCTTCGAGCCCCAGGAAATGCTCACGGCTGTCGACCACGTCGCCCAGCAGCGAAGCGCGCCGGATAGCAGCGAACGCGATCTGCACGCCCTGCTTCGTGACGGGACGGCGAACGCCCCTCAGGACGAAACGGAAGAAATTTCCCTGCAGAAGCTGCAGCATCTGACAGAGGCAGTCGATTCCTACATGGCCTCCATCGGCGTGAGCCTGAAATTCAACATCGACGAGCGCACGGACATGGTCCAGGTGGAGGTTCGCGATCCGGAAACGGACAAGCTCATCCGCAAGATTCCGGCCGACGAAATGCTCGACCTGGCCGCGTCCATCGAGAACATGGTCGGCCTGTTCCTCGACAAGGCACTCTAA
- a CDS encoding membrane protein → MSAAELWQQILWPLCKLVGLVSVGLFIGNLIEALHWTRFVARLAMPLARVGRLCEISAASFSVAFVSGITANTMLAEAYDQGKLTRRELILSNLFNSVPTYFLHLPSMVFITAPILKSAALVYLGITVGSAVLRSVCILVVGRFLLAGIDRCHAAELPSEERIGLRQVLDKTWKRFRRRIKKIVMITVPIYIGVHFAHEFGFFAAVEGFLAAHMGWLSWLHPQAVGIIVFQLAAEFSAGMAAAGALLDAGSMAQRDVVMALIVGNVLSSPMRAFRHQFPYYAGIYKPVLALELIVCSQGFRVASLVVCGAAYYWLS, encoded by the coding sequence GTGAGCGCGGCGGAACTGTGGCAGCAGATTTTGTGGCCCCTGTGCAAGCTGGTGGGCCTGGTGTCCGTTGGCCTTTTCATCGGCAACCTCATCGAGGCCCTGCACTGGACACGCTTCGTGGCCCGGCTGGCCATGCCTCTGGCCCGCGTCGGCCGCCTGTGCGAGATTTCGGCCGCCAGCTTTTCCGTGGCCTTCGTCTCGGGCATCACGGCCAACACCATGCTGGCCGAGGCCTACGACCAGGGCAAGCTGACGCGCCGGGAACTCATCCTCTCCAACCTGTTCAACAGCGTGCCGACGTATTTCCTGCACCTGCCGAGCATGGTCTTCATCACCGCGCCCATCCTCAAGTCCGCGGCGCTGGTCTACCTGGGCATCACCGTGGGCTCGGCCGTGCTGCGCTCGGTCTGCATTCTGGTGGTGGGGCGCTTTCTGCTGGCCGGGATTGACCGCTGCCATGCCGCCGAATTGCCCTCCGAGGAACGCATCGGCCTGCGGCAGGTCCTGGACAAGACCTGGAAACGCTTTCGCCGCCGCATCAAAAAGATCGTCATGATCACCGTGCCCATCTACATCGGCGTGCATTTCGCCCACGAGTTCGGATTCTTTGCCGCGGTCGAGGGTTTTCTGGCCGCGCACATGGGCTGGCTGTCCTGGCTGCACCCCCAGGCCGTGGGCATCATCGTCTTCCAGCTCGCAGCCGAGTTCTCGGCCGGCATGGCCGCCGCCGGGGCGCTCCTCGACGCCGGCTCCATGGCCCAGCGCGACGTGGTCATGGCCCTCATCGTCGGCAACGTGCTGTCCTCGCCCATGCGCGCCTTCCGGCACCAGTTCCCCTACTACGCCGGCATCTACAAGCCCGTCCTGGCCCTGGAACTCATCGTCTGCAGCCAGGGCTTCCGCGTGGCCAGCCTCGTGGTGTGCGGGGCCGCGTATTACTGGCTGAGTTGA